One part of the Alistipes onderdonkii genome encodes these proteins:
- a CDS encoding tyrosine-type recombinase/integrase, translating to MLTEFIRYLSAERRYSPLTVRNYKHDVGQFLAWLDFDEARSDPRSITTDQVREWIIHRTEEGKIGAASMNREIASIRTLFRWLLRTGAIEKDICRTIPSLKTSRRLPAFIPESRMTAIVSECEEADGDFETARNSLVILMFYACGLRLAELVGIDRDDFSADYASLRVRGKGDKQRMVPILEFVREKILSYLDLIARQNICNSEEKALFLTHKGKRISRSVVYRMVRAELTRAGVQGKKSPHVLRHTFATHLLNGGADMREIQELLGHASLQATQVYTHNSIARLREIYAKAHPREKGGK from the coding sequence ATGCTAACGGAATTCATCCGATACCTCAGCGCCGAACGGCGTTACTCCCCGCTCACCGTCCGCAATTACAAACACGACGTCGGGCAGTTCCTGGCATGGCTGGATTTCGACGAGGCGCGCTCCGACCCGCGCAGCATCACCACAGACCAAGTGCGCGAATGGATCATCCACCGCACGGAGGAAGGCAAGATCGGCGCGGCGTCGATGAACCGCGAAATCGCCTCAATCCGCACCCTCTTCCGGTGGCTGCTCCGCACGGGGGCCATCGAAAAAGACATCTGCCGAACAATCCCCTCGCTCAAGACCTCGCGCCGCCTGCCGGCCTTCATCCCCGAGAGCCGCATGACGGCCATCGTCAGCGAATGCGAAGAGGCGGACGGGGATTTCGAAACGGCACGCAACTCGCTCGTCATCCTGATGTTCTACGCCTGCGGCCTGCGCCTTGCCGAGCTGGTCGGCATCGACCGCGACGACTTCTCGGCCGACTACGCCTCGCTGCGGGTACGGGGCAAGGGAGACAAGCAGCGGATGGTACCGATCCTCGAATTCGTACGCGAAAAGATTTTAAGTTACCTCGACCTAATTGCGAGGCAAAATATTTGCAATTCTGAGGAAAAAGCACTATTTTTAACACACAAAGGAAAGCGCATATCGCGGAGCGTCGTTTACCGCATGGTACGGGCGGAACTGACCCGTGCGGGCGTACAGGGCAAGAAAAGCCCCCATGTGCTCCGCCATACGTTTGCGACGCACCTGCTGAACGGCGGAGCCGATATGCGCGAGATCCAGGAGCTTCTGGGACACGCTTCGTTACAGGCCACGCAGGTCTATACGCACAACAGCATCGCCAGGCTCCGGGAGATATACGCAAAGGCCCATCCCCGGGAAAAGGGAGGGAAGTGA
- the hpf gene encoding ribosome hibernation-promoting factor, HPF/YfiA family produces the protein MNVQIQSVKFDADKRLVEFVENKMDKLDRFAERSTGAEVILRLDKDFEKGNKIATVTLHMPGEDLVACHQSRSFEESVDEAIDAIKRQLDKFKGKLEK, from the coding sequence ATGAACGTACAGATTCAATCCGTGAAATTCGACGCCGACAAACGGCTGGTCGAATTCGTCGAGAACAAGATGGACAAACTCGACCGCTTCGCAGAGCGTTCGACGGGTGCCGAGGTCATTCTCAGACTCGATAAAGACTTTGAAAAGGGAAACAAGATAGCAACGGTCACACTCCACATGCCGGGCGAAGACCTGGTGGCATGCCACCAGTCCAGATCGTTCGAAGAATCGGTGGACGAGGCGATCGATGCCATCAAGCGCCAGCTGGACAAATTCAAAGGCAAACTGGAAAAGTAA
- a CDS encoding RsiV family protein has translation MKRIKTAILLATAAVAVTACNRKPVVPEFGMLPIDTLLGTQDNGCNIEYRFATIGNAGKSAALEAIEKANIEYFFELEEFAGTARQAADSAILQVAADIVLPEGMSQGIGAYEISVESEGSVQDTLVTYSISRWSFTGGAHGMYGIEYHTYSITDGYELSLADLFTAPQLLGMEKLLREKLYAQYGTDNDEGLAEQGFFPEYIALTENFQITPEGITFYYNPYAIGCYALGAVEVAIGREELEQF, from the coding sequence ATGAAACGCATCAAAACAGCAATCCTGCTCGCAACAGCAGCGGTGGCAGTCACGGCCTGCAACAGGAAGCCCGTCGTTCCGGAATTCGGCATGTTGCCGATCGACACGCTGCTCGGCACACAAGACAACGGCTGCAACATAGAATACCGCTTTGCCACGATCGGCAATGCCGGAAAATCGGCGGCACTGGAGGCCATCGAAAAAGCGAATATCGAATATTTCTTCGAGTTGGAGGAGTTCGCCGGTACGGCACGCCAGGCCGCGGACTCGGCCATCCTGCAGGTCGCCGCGGACATCGTACTGCCCGAAGGGATGTCACAGGGCATAGGCGCCTACGAAATCTCCGTCGAAAGCGAAGGCTCCGTGCAGGACACGCTCGTTACCTACTCGATCTCCCGGTGGAGTTTCACGGGCGGAGCGCACGGCATGTACGGCATCGAATACCATACCTATTCGATCACAGACGGATACGAACTCTCGCTGGCAGACCTGTTCACGGCCCCGCAATTGCTCGGCATGGAGAAACTGCTCCGCGAGAAACTCTACGCCCAATACGGGACGGACAACGACGAAGGGCTGGCCGAACAGGGCTTCTTCCCGGAATACATCGCCCTGACGGAAAATTTCCAGATCACTCCCGAAGGCATCACCTTCTATTACAACCCTTACGCGATCGGATGCTATGCACTCGGGGCCGTCGAAGTGGCGATAGGCCGCGAGGAGCTGG